From a region of the Constantimarinum furrinae genome:
- a CDS encoding DUF262 domain-containing protein, which translates to MNSSQDIKELTIADVFNSDRYVIPRYQRNYAWEEKEITQLIQDVLDFALDEDKSEANYYIGTLVVYERNHNGRNFYETIDGQQRLTTLNLLISALKRNYSHINEIEDFDFQLNLTFDSRVKSTLTLEAVADIYTGKEIRYHDGVDYNPNIVQGYNDAEKYLLKSFKDDTELLQFYNYLVQKVKVFRVSVPKDTDLNHYFEIMNNRGEQLEKHEILKAKMLEVLKDDNALKYVFNLIWEACSDMERYVQYGFSTSKGSKKVNEREVVFGNDWNTLQYEDLYDYADALFTDDEEDTKDHDALSVRDIITPSLKIKEADNETYREAERFTSVITFPNFLLHVLRVYTEDDIPLDDKRLLDTFRKYVDKGLDFVVEFGYALLESRFLFDRFIIKREFLNDKEQWSLKRLKLYEKKRVSYVNTFGDEDNDNGLNQEIIMRLSMFHVSAPTQIYKHWLNAALYYLYNYNEDGYLDYLNDLSRAFLFDRFLSNSPLDYYDIIYKNEGEPQEDESNANWELLHQGTQVENYIFNYLDFELWKREYSGFDNFEFAFRSSVEHYYPQNPVANIKRMEKEVCDNFGNLCLLSSSKNSKLTNHSPEAKKDYYINAGIDSLKQKAMMDYNGEWNEKSIEQHANDMIEILKESFYE; encoded by the coding sequence ATGAACAGTAGTCAGGACATTAAAGAACTAACGATAGCCGATGTGTTTAATTCAGATAGGTACGTTATACCTCGATACCAGAGAAACTATGCATGGGAAGAAAAAGAAATAACTCAGCTCATACAAGATGTTTTGGACTTTGCTCTTGATGAGGATAAATCAGAAGCTAACTATTACATAGGAACTTTAGTCGTTTACGAAAGAAATCACAATGGGCGTAATTTTTATGAAACTATAGATGGGCAGCAAAGACTTACCACCCTTAATTTATTGATAAGTGCTTTAAAACGAAATTATTCTCACATAAATGAAATTGAGGATTTCGACTTTCAGTTAAATCTTACCTTCGATAGTCGAGTTAAATCGACTTTAACCCTTGAGGCGGTAGCAGATATTTATACAGGGAAGGAAATTAGATACCATGATGGTGTAGATTACAACCCTAACATTGTCCAGGGTTACAATGATGCCGAAAAGTATCTGCTCAAAAGCTTTAAGGATGATACAGAGCTTTTGCAATTTTATAATTACCTCGTTCAGAAAGTAAAGGTTTTTAGGGTAAGCGTGCCAAAAGACACCGATTTGAATCATTATTTCGAGATAATGAATAATCGGGGTGAACAATTAGAGAAGCATGAGATTTTAAAAGCTAAAATGCTTGAAGTGTTAAAGGATGACAATGCGCTTAAATACGTCTTTAACTTAATTTGGGAGGCTTGCTCTGACATGGAGCGTTATGTGCAATACGGTTTCTCCACCTCGAAAGGGAGTAAGAAAGTAAATGAACGTGAGGTGGTGTTTGGCAATGATTGGAATACTCTTCAATATGAAGATTTATATGATTATGCTGATGCTCTCTTTACGGATGATGAAGAAGATACTAAAGACCATGATGCATTGTCGGTTCGGGATATTATAACGCCCTCGTTGAAAATTAAAGAGGCAGACAATGAAACCTATAGAGAGGCTGAAAGGTTTACCTCAGTTATAACGTTTCCAAATTTTTTACTTCACGTTTTAAGAGTTTATACAGAGGATGATATACCACTTGACGATAAACGTCTTTTAGACACCTTTAGAAAGTACGTGGATAAAGGATTGGATTTCGTTGTTGAATTTGGCTATGCCTTGCTTGAATCACGGTTTCTGTTTGATAGGTTCATCATTAAACGTGAGTTTTTGAATGATAAAGAACAATGGAGCTTAAAACGCTTAAAGCTTTATGAGAAAAAGAGAGTTAGCTACGTAAATACTTTTGGTGATGAGGATAATGATAATGGTTTAAACCAGGAGATAATAATGCGTTTGTCAATGTTTCATGTTTCTGCACCTACACAGATTTATAAGCATTGGCTTAATGCCGCACTCTATTATTTGTATAATTATAATGAAGACGGATATCTGGATTATTTGAATGACTTGAGTAGAGCCTTTCTTTTTGACCGTTTTCTTTCCAATTCACCTTTGGATTACTACGATATTATTTACAAAAATGAAGGTGAACCGCAAGAAGATGAGTCTAACGCCAATTGGGAGTTATTGCATCAAGGAACTCAAGTTGAAAACTACATATTCAACTATTTGGATTTTGAACTATGGAAAAGAGAGTACTCAGGCTTTGATAATTTTGAGTTTGCATTCAGAAGCAGTGTAGAACATTACTACCCGCAAAATCCAGTAGCCAATATCAAGAGAATGGAAAAAGAGGTGTGTGATAATTTTGGAAATCTGTGCCTGCTTAGCAGTAGCAAAAACTCAAAATTGACAAATCATTCACCAGAAGCAAAAAAAGACTACTATATAAATGCTGGTATTGATAGCTTAAAGCAGAAAGCAATGATGGATTATAATGGAGAATGGAATGAGAAATCAATCGAACAGCATGCTAATGACATGATAGAAATATTAAAAGAAAGTTTCTATGAGTAA
- a CDS encoding DUF262 domain-containing protein yields the protein MSSVNQLNTGIVSVKDLLGNDSLQIPDYQRPYKWGVKNVSQLLNDIILHKDKSAYRIGTIVFHKDQKQNELNIVDGQQRSITLLLIALAIEESSQVNEVATTEKYPLVSPDLFSKTRFSNPVTQQNIKANYGEIRRRVKEFDFDTLRFFYERCQLVKVELSDISEAFQFFDSQNARGKDLYPHDLLKAFHLREMAVTTTEQERTKIVENWEDLDQDTLKQLFQKYLYRVRNWSKGYPARFFSKSKVDVFKGISPEITETFPFASIYRIANFYVDGYNADINRKIDLNQMPFPFQLDQTMINGKRFFEFIAYYKQKIDEVKENFIKHKIIRILNAYDGRNRTGDKYVRTLFDCCLLFYLDKFGEAEIDRAIEKFFIWAYTVRVEHFNVQLATIDNYALGEPFLFKRIKEATHPNQVLSVPISAPYRILDNAKTKPIVKLFKKFGYEQ from the coding sequence ATGAGTAGCGTAAACCAGTTAAATACAGGTATTGTCTCTGTTAAGGATTTGCTGGGTAATGATAGCTTACAAATACCCGATTACCAGCGTCCTTATAAATGGGGGGTTAAAAATGTGAGTCAGCTTTTAAACGATATTATTCTGCATAAAGACAAGTCAGCTTACCGAATAGGAACCATTGTTTTTCACAAGGACCAAAAGCAGAACGAGTTAAATATAGTGGATGGGCAACAAAGAAGCATCACCTTATTACTTATTGCTTTGGCAATTGAAGAAAGTTCTCAGGTTAATGAAGTGGCTACTACAGAGAAGTATCCATTGGTAAGCCCAGATTTGTTTTCTAAAACTCGCTTTAGCAATCCTGTTACTCAACAGAACATTAAAGCAAATTATGGTGAGATTAGACGTAGAGTAAAAGAGTTTGATTTTGATACTCTACGTTTTTTTTACGAGCGTTGTCAGCTTGTTAAGGTAGAGCTTTCGGACATCTCAGAAGCCTTTCAGTTTTTCGATTCTCAAAACGCCAGAGGGAAAGACCTTTACCCCCACGACTTGCTTAAAGCCTTTCACTTGCGTGAAATGGCAGTTACCACTACCGAACAAGAGCGTACAAAAATAGTAGAGAATTGGGAGGACTTAGACCAAGACACTTTAAAGCAATTGTTTCAAAAGTATTTGTACAGGGTTCGTAATTGGTCTAAAGGTTATCCTGCACGCTTCTTTTCCAAAAGTAAAGTAGACGTATTTAAAGGTATTTCACCAGAAATTACTGAGACCTTTCCATTTGCTTCAATTTACCGAATTGCCAATTTTTATGTTGATGGGTACAATGCAGATATCAACCGAAAGATAGACTTGAACCAGATGCCTTTTCCGTTTCAATTAGACCAAACCATGATAAACGGGAAAAGGTTTTTTGAGTTTATCGCTTATTACAAGCAAAAAATAGATGAGGTAAAGGAGAATTTTATAAAACATAAGATTATTAGAATCCTTAACGCTTATGATGGGCGTAATCGTACGGGAGACAAATACGTAAGAACACTGTTTGATTGTTGTTTGCTTTTCTATTTAGATAAGTTTGGTGAGGCAGAAATTGACAGGGCTATAGAAAAATTCTTTATCTGGGCTTATACGGTGAGGGTAGAACATTTTAATGTTCAGTTAGCTACTATCGATAATTATGCTTTAGGCGAACCCTTCTTATTTAAAAGAATCAAGGAGGCTACGCATCCCAATCAAGTCTTATCTGTTCCGATAAGTGCACCTTATCGCATTTTGGATAATGCTAAGACCAAACCTATTGTAAAACTCTTTAAAAAGTTTGGTTATGAACAGTAG
- a CDS encoding restriction endonuclease subunit S — MELTEVEKLNLQQTELGKIPEDWIASTFGETFTGFSSGMTPYRGIPEYYTGNIPWITSGELNYNIITDTWEKITEDAVAKTNLKVHPVGTFLMAITGLEAAGTRGSCAITGIRATTNQSCMALFPIKGKTITEYLYHFYVYYGNELAFKYCQGTKQQSYTGRIAKRLPINLPPSINEQKAITQVLSDTDALIQALEKKIAKKKLIKKGVMQRLLTPKEGWDYVRLGDLSTMNSGGTPLTTNEKYYGGNIVWISISDISEAGKYISNSSKRISEDGLTNSSARLFKSGTVLLAMYASIGKCCIATTEVTTSQAILGINPSNQLINEFLYYYLIFKVEDLISQGQQGTQSNLNKGIVGDYKIHLPQREEQKEIAQILSDMDKEINNLEQKLFKYQLAKQGMMQQLLTGKIRLV, encoded by the coding sequence ATGGAACTAACTGAAGTAGAAAAATTGAATTTACAGCAGACAGAATTAGGGAAAATTCCAGAAGATTGGATTGCATCAACCTTTGGTGAAACATTTACAGGCTTCAGCAGCGGGATGACACCTTATAGAGGCATTCCAGAATATTACACGGGAAATATACCGTGGATAACAAGTGGAGAATTAAATTATAACATTATTACTGATACATGGGAGAAGATTACTGAGGATGCAGTTGCAAAGACTAATCTTAAGGTTCATCCAGTTGGAACTTTTTTAATGGCTATAACTGGTTTAGAAGCCGCTGGCACAAGAGGAAGTTGCGCCATAACAGGGATAAGGGCGACAACCAACCAGTCTTGCATGGCACTTTTTCCTATTAAAGGAAAAACCATAACAGAATATCTTTACCATTTTTACGTCTATTACGGTAATGAGCTTGCGTTTAAATACTGTCAAGGCACCAAACAACAAAGTTATACGGGTAGAATTGCTAAAAGATTGCCAATCAATTTACCGCCATCCATAAATGAACAAAAAGCCATTACCCAAGTCCTATCCGATACAGATGCCCTTATCCAAGCCCTAGAAAAAAAGATAGCCAAGAAAAAACTCATTAAAAAAGGGGTGATGCAGCGGTTGTTGACGCCTAAGGAAGGCTGGGATTACGTCCGATTAGGAGACTTATCTACTATGAATAGTGGAGGCACACCTCTAACTACCAATGAAAAATATTATGGTGGCAATATTGTTTGGATTTCTATTTCGGACATATCTGAAGCAGGTAAATATATTTCAAATTCTTCAAAGAGAATAAGTGAAGATGGATTAACCAATAGTTCAGCACGACTTTTTAAATCTGGAACGGTTCTACTAGCGATGTATGCTTCTATCGGTAAATGTTGTATTGCTACAACGGAAGTTACAACTAGTCAAGCAATTTTGGGTATTAACCCTTCAAATCAATTAATAAATGAGTTCCTCTATTATTATTTAATTTTTAAGGTTGAAGACCTGATAAGTCAAGGACAACAGGGGACTCAATCAAATTTGAATAAAGGAATAGTCGGAGATTATAAAATACATCTGCCGCAACGAGAAGAACAAAAGGAAATTGCTCAAATTCTATCTGATATGGATAAAGAGATAAATAACTTAGAGCAAAAACTTTTCAAATATCAACTTGCTAAACAAGGTATGATGCAACAACTACTTACAGGTAAAATAAGGTTGGTATGA
- a CDS encoding type I restriction-modification system subunit M — protein sequence MAIKKSELYSSLWASCDELRGGMDASQYKDYVLVMLFIKYISDKWAGQPYAPITIPEGASFHDMTLLKGKTDIGDQINKKIIAPLKEANNLSDMPDFDDPVKLGEGKEKVDRLTNLIAIFEKPELDFSKNRAEGDDILGDAYEYLMRHFATESGKSKGQFYTPAEVSRIMAMIIGIHDANSSANTTVYDPTCGSGSLLLRIGTAANTKVTLYGQEKDSATSALARMNMILHDYPTAEIKQGNTLAKPLFEENGNMKQFDYVVANPPFSDKRWSNGLSLPEDGKYNRFDGFGIPPSKNGDFAYLLHIIRSLKRNGKGAVILPHGVLFRGNAEAEIRKNLIKRGYIKGIIGLPANLFFGTGIPACIVCIDKENAQNRKAIFMINASDGFIKDGPKNRLREQDIRRITDVFNNQEIIEGYSKIVSIASIEENEYNLNIPRYIDGQEKEDIQDIDAHLNGGIPNVDIDALDKYWKVYPTLKADLYSPEREGYSTLKVAKDQVNSSIYEHPEFVKFMKEMDAIFKVWETETYTYLNSQGKDCHPKQIIAEISESLLNAYENKPLVDNYNVYQHLLSYWNETMQDDAYIISYDGWKAETYRILKENSKKKMVDKGWTCDLIPKELVINRFFEAEKLAIEILNTELENTVSQYQELEEEHGAEESALYEVSKKTDAVTNLEEFTDLALSKYFPDLHKKQEQFNEQLTDNIAQLNEQSANRVFDGLKNAKGNLTKTAVAKAYKAMVEDAENAKTLKQWLDTNQSITDTKKALKTIAEKVEQSIQAKIDKDKTQEYIFELTIINQYIAFRDAESDIKKQIKEKEQVLDDSLYAKYPDLTEEEIKALVINDKWLTTIKNAIGGEIDQISQLLTNRIKELAERYDTPLPKSNQLVTELENTVNAHLEKMGFAWN from the coding sequence ATGGCAATAAAAAAATCAGAATTATACAGTTCACTCTGGGCAAGTTGTGACGAATTAAGAGGTGGTATGGATGCCAGCCAATACAAAGATTATGTATTGGTTATGCTCTTTATAAAGTACATAAGTGATAAATGGGCTGGGCAACCTTACGCTCCCATTACGATACCCGAAGGAGCTAGTTTCCATGATATGACTTTGCTTAAGGGTAAAACCGATATAGGTGACCAAATCAACAAAAAGATTATTGCACCACTTAAGGAAGCGAACAACCTTTCTGACATGCCTGACTTTGACGACCCAGTTAAATTGGGTGAAGGCAAAGAGAAGGTAGACCGACTCACCAACCTCATCGCCATTTTTGAAAAGCCAGAGCTTGACTTTAGTAAAAACCGAGCAGAGGGTGATGATATTCTTGGTGATGCTTACGAATACCTAATGCGTCACTTCGCTACTGAAAGTGGTAAAAGTAAGGGGCAGTTCTATACCCCAGCTGAGGTTAGCCGTATCATGGCTATGATTATTGGTATTCACGATGCCAATTCAAGTGCTAATACTACCGTATACGACCCGACATGTGGTTCTGGGTCGTTGCTATTACGAATTGGTACTGCCGCTAATACGAAGGTAACTCTATATGGTCAGGAAAAGGACTCTGCAACGTCAGCATTGGCTCGAATGAACATGATTCTACATGATTATCCCACCGCAGAAATAAAGCAAGGAAACACGCTTGCAAAGCCATTATTTGAAGAGAATGGGAACATGAAGCAATTCGACTATGTGGTTGCCAATCCACCATTTAGTGATAAACGTTGGAGCAATGGATTATCGCTTCCAGAAGATGGTAAATATAACCGTTTTGATGGCTTTGGTATTCCACCTTCCAAAAATGGTGACTTTGCGTATCTCTTACATATCATTAGGTCCTTAAAACGTAACGGTAAAGGAGCGGTTATTTTACCACATGGTGTATTGTTTAGAGGAAATGCTGAGGCAGAAATCAGAAAAAATCTCATCAAACGAGGCTATATAAAAGGTATTATTGGTCTACCTGCTAACTTGTTCTTTGGCACTGGTATTCCAGCGTGTATTGTTTGTATCGATAAAGAGAATGCTCAAAACCGCAAGGCTATCTTTATGATTAATGCCAGTGATGGCTTTATCAAAGATGGACCTAAAAACCGACTACGAGAACAAGATATTCGCAGAATTACTGATGTCTTTAATAATCAGGAAATCATTGAAGGGTACAGTAAAATAGTTTCCATTGCCAGTATTGAAGAAAACGAATATAATCTGAATATTCCTCGCTATATCGATGGTCAAGAAAAAGAAGACATTCAAGATATAGATGCACACCTTAATGGCGGTATTCCAAACGTAGATATCGATGCGTTAGATAAATATTGGAAAGTATACCCAACGCTCAAAGCCGATTTATACAGTCCAGAAAGGGAAGGCTATTCAACGTTAAAAGTGGCTAAAGACCAAGTGAACTCATCTATATACGAACATCCAGAGTTTGTTAAATTCATGAAAGAAATGGATGCCATATTTAAGGTATGGGAAACAGAAACTTATACCTATTTAAATTCACAGGGTAAAGACTGTCACCCCAAACAAATTATTGCAGAGATTTCTGAAAGCTTACTAAATGCCTATGAGAACAAGCCTTTAGTAGACAATTACAATGTATACCAGCACTTATTAAGCTATTGGAACGAGACGATGCAAGATGATGCATATATCATTTCTTATGATGGCTGGAAAGCTGAAACCTATCGCATACTAAAGGAGAACAGTAAAAAGAAAATGGTAGATAAAGGATGGACCTGTGACCTTATCCCGAAAGAATTGGTAATTAACAGATTTTTCGAGGCTGAAAAACTAGCGATTGAAATCCTGAACACCGAATTGGAAAATACGGTTTCACAATACCAAGAGTTGGAGGAAGAGCACGGCGCTGAAGAATCTGCATTGTATGAGGTTAGTAAAAAAACCGATGCTGTTACTAATCTTGAAGAGTTTACAGATTTAGCTTTGAGTAAGTACTTTCCTGACCTACATAAAAAACAAGAACAGTTCAATGAACAATTGACTGATAACATTGCTCAACTGAATGAGCAAAGTGCTAACCGAGTGTTTGATGGATTAAAGAATGCTAAGGGTAATTTAACCAAAACAGCCGTTGCTAAAGCTTATAAGGCGATGGTTGAAGATGCCGAAAATGCCAAGACCTTAAAGCAATGGTTGGATACCAACCAAAGCATCACCGATACCAAAAAAGCATTAAAGACCATAGCTGAAAAAGTAGAGCAATCTATCCAAGCTAAAATAGACAAGGACAAAACTCAAGAATACATTTTTGAGCTTACAATTATTAACCAATACATTGCCTTTAGAGATGCCGAGAGTGATATAAAAAAGCAGATAAAAGAAAAAGAGCAAGTACTCGATGATTCTCTTTACGCTAAATATCCAGATTTGACCGAAGAAGAGATAAAAGCATTGGTAATTAATGATAAGTGGTTAACCACCATTAAAAATGCCATTGGTGGAGAGATAGACCAAATAAGTCAACTCCTAACCAACCGAATTAAAGAACTGGCAGAGCGATATGATACACCCTTACCTAAATCGAATCAATTGGTAACTGAACTGGAAAATACGGTTAACGCTCACCTCGAAAAAATGGGATTTGCATGGAACTAA
- a CDS encoding helix-turn-helix transcriptional regulator, with amino-acid sequence MNRIKQVLYEQDLTQTWLATKLGKSYNMVNSYVQNRRQPSLDVLYEIASILKVDVRELLESNKADTK; translated from the coding sequence ATGAATAGAATAAAGCAGGTGCTGTATGAACAGGACTTGACCCAAACCTGGTTGGCAACCAAACTTGGCAAGTCTTACAATATGGTGAATAGCTATGTACAGAACAGACGGCAACCATCTTTGGATGTATTGTATGAGATAGCAAGTATCCTAAAAGTAGACGTAAGAGAGTTATTAGAATCAAATAAAGCAGATACAAAATAA
- a CDS encoding recombinase family protein, with translation MNLDYFKKFSSYREELNTNKNVWLYTRVSSKNQFETNGSIENQKCAAEALARNNNFEITNTFGGTYESAKGDFTRKEFKRLISEVIKAKQKPFAIMIYKMSRFSRTGASAIGLVNELIRVHGVHLIEVSTVKDTTTPRGEFEIIESLQYARKENIERLEVTIPGMIAFLKNGNWLGKAPRGYNHYGKRVKKSDFINGVQHLEINKEGKLLKKAWKWKLNGMADYQIRQKLAKLGFSIKKQSLSAMWRNAFYCGINTNSLLKGEVVIGNWKPLVSWEDFQTINERFENNSNTGYIKSKYCDDRPLQSDLFCGHCGFKMTGYKAKKRYDYYKCQNNMCPTKDMNAKSSKKSLRPGLNDLFEDYLSQFCLSRKYIDVFKVQMKLALNDKNKQSIELESYLNKKLDDLVNQKDKLERKYAFENLSQDLYDKFNKELMDKIDAVNAEKAKLGISISNLEKKIDKCVEVTQNLSDYWAHANIENKIRIQKLVFPSGIVIDPQNRQYRTKEVNSIFTMVSSIVMGQGAKTKNASSKFDNASRLVAGTGLEPVTFGL, from the coding sequence ATGAATTTAGATTATTTTAAAAAATTCAGCTCCTATCGAGAAGAGCTAAACACCAATAAAAATGTTTGGTTATATACAAGAGTCAGTTCAAAAAATCAGTTTGAAACCAACGGAAGTATCGAGAACCAGAAGTGTGCCGCAGAGGCGTTGGCACGCAACAATAATTTTGAAATTACTAACACATTTGGCGGCACCTACGAGTCTGCCAAAGGTGATTTCACCAGAAAGGAATTCAAAAGACTGATTTCCGAAGTAATAAAAGCGAAACAGAAGCCATTTGCTATAATGATATATAAGATGAGTAGATTCTCCAGAACAGGGGCAAGTGCAATTGGTCTAGTCAATGAACTAATAAGGGTTCATGGAGTTCATCTTATTGAAGTGTCAACCGTAAAGGACACTACTACGCCTAGAGGTGAATTCGAGATAATTGAGTCTTTACAATATGCACGAAAAGAAAATATTGAGCGTCTTGAAGTGACCATACCTGGTATGATTGCGTTTTTGAAAAACGGAAACTGGCTTGGCAAAGCTCCAAGAGGCTATAACCATTATGGTAAGCGAGTCAAAAAGTCTGACTTCATTAACGGAGTTCAACATCTTGAAATCAACAAGGAAGGTAAGCTCCTTAAAAAAGCTTGGAAGTGGAAACTAAATGGCATGGCAGATTATCAAATAAGGCAAAAACTAGCTAAACTTGGGTTCTCTATCAAAAAACAATCCCTTAGTGCCATGTGGCGAAATGCCTTCTACTGCGGCATTAATACAAACAGTCTGTTGAAAGGTGAAGTCGTAATTGGTAATTGGAAACCGCTTGTCTCTTGGGAAGACTTCCAAACAATAAATGAAAGGTTTGAAAATAACTCAAACACTGGTTACATTAAATCAAAATATTGCGATGACAGACCTTTACAATCTGATTTGTTTTGTGGTCATTGTGGCTTCAAAATGACAGGATACAAAGCGAAAAAAAGATATGACTATTACAAGTGTCAGAATAACATGTGCCCAACAAAGGACATGAACGCAAAGAGTTCAAAGAAATCACTCAGACCAGGTCTTAATGACCTGTTTGAGGATTATCTAAGTCAATTCTGTCTGAGTAGAAAATACATAGACGTATTCAAAGTGCAAATGAAGCTCGCCTTGAATGACAAGAACAAGCAGTCTATAGAGCTTGAAAGTTACTTGAATAAGAAATTGGATGACCTTGTAAATCAAAAGGACAAATTGGAACGTAAGTATGCTTTTGAGAACTTGAGTCAAGACTTGTATGATAAATTCAATAAGGAGCTTATGGACAAAATTGATGCTGTAAATGCTGAGAAAGCGAAATTGGGTATTTCAATATCGAACCTCGAAAAAAAAATTGACAAATGTGTTGAGGTTACTCAAAACCTTAGTGATTACTGGGCACACGCTAATATCGAAAATAAAATACGTATCCAAAAATTGGTATTTCCATCGGGGATAGTCATTGACCCACAAAATCGTCAATATCGAACCAAAGAAGTTAACTCAATTTTTACGATGGTTTCAAGCATAGTAATGGGTCAGGGGGCTAAAACAAAAAACGCATCATCTAAATTTGATAATGCGTCTCGCTTAGTAGCGGGAACTGGACTCGAACCAGTGACCTTCGGGTTATGA